The nucleotide window GCAGTTCTAACCGCAACTGGAGGTTGCAGCTACGGAACAATATTAATAGTAGTATATAACTCCAGCAGCGAACCCTACCAGAAAATCTGGGTAAACGAAGGATTCGACATCCTCTACGCTAACAGTGGTTATGGTTCCAATCATGGACCTGGACATGTTTATTTCAACAACGTAAACAATACAAATGTATCTTCTGCACAACTTACAGCTATACTACCATCCGGACAGGGCGATGGAAACACGATAACATTCAACGGACAAAACCTCTCAACAACTGGACGCACCGACACCACCGACCCAGCATGTGCATACTTCAACATACTCACCGCACTACAAAACGGCACCAACGAAATTGAATACCCCGAAGGACCTTATTACTCCATACAAAACGCCATACTAACACTAACCATGTACACTGCACCAGTCACCAACTTCACAGCCAACACCATCAAAGGAACTGACCCATTAACCGTACAATTCACCGACACCACCACCAATAATCCCACCACATGGGCCTGGGACTTCGACAACGATGGAATAATCGACAGCACACTACAAAACCCAACCTGGACCTACACCAGTGAAGGCATATACAACGTAACTTTAACTGCCAGAAACAGTGCAGGGAACAACACCCTAACCCGGTCTAACCTGATTAAAGTGGGTAAACCTGACTTAAGCATTGCAGATGTTCAACTACCCAACAACCCCGTTGTTGGAGGTATCTACAACATCACAGCAACTATTGTGAACAATGGCCTAAGTGATGCAGGTGCTTTTAATGTGAAACTCGCCGGTATCGGAACACAACGCATAAACAACCTAACAGCAGGAGCCAGCACAGTTTTAAGCTGGATATGGACACCAACAACTACTGGTTCCTTCCAGTTCGACATAAACAGTGACCGAAACAATGAAATCGCTGAATCCAATGAAGCCAACAACATCTACCAACAGAACCTAACAGTATCCGACCCACGAGCAGACATCATTATCAGCAACGTACAGGGAATACCAGCCAACCCAATAGCCGGACAAACCTATACCATTACCACAACCATTACCAACAAAGGACAGACAGATGCAACTGGTTTCAACGTGAAATTCGCAGGAATAGGAACACAACGCATAAACAGCCTAACAGCAGGAGCCACCACCACACTAACCTGGACCTGGACACCAACCACAGTTGGAGATTACACATTCAGTATAAACAGCGACCGAAACAATGAAATGACTGAATCCAACGAAAACAACAACATCTACACACAAACTGTGAATGTAACTGACAACCGACCAGACATAACCATCACCCATGTAACAGGAATACCAGCCAACCCCGTAGCAGGACAAAGTTACACCATCACTGTTACAGTAGCTAACACTGGTAACGGTGATGCCAGCGGTTTCAACGTGAAATTCGCAGGTAACGGAACACAACGCATAAACAACCTAGCAGCAGGAGCCACCACCACACTAACCTGGACCTGGACACCAACCGCAACAGGAGACTACAATTTAAATATAAACACCGACCGAAACAACGAAATCACCGAAGCCAACAAAACCAACAATATATTCCAACAGACAGTTTACGTGGGATAAATAAAGTTAGGGGATTTTAAAAAAAGAAAATCCCCCCTTCTTCTTTTTTTAAAAAAAACAATTTTTACCCGTATTCTAAATTCTAAGACACTATTCTAATTTTAGATTCACTTCCAAAAATCAGACCACGCAACTGCAAAATATTGTGTAATAAAATTATTTTAATTAATACTCATTGTACCATAGCCCATTTAAAATAATACTAAAATTAAAATAAAAAGTATTATATTGGAGTTTGTGAACAGTAACAATTGTAATAGGTTTAGAAAATTGAAAAGGGGGTGACAACTGATAGTAAGAGTTATTTTTAGATCATTAATACTTTTTTAGTTTTAATTAGCCCGTATTAATGTTTTAAACTGGAATTAAAAACATATATTTTTAGTTTTTATCAAAAAAAAGAATTTTTATAGATTTTTTTAAAGAATGGAAATAATAACAGGAATTAGGAGGATTTTCAAATTGGAAATAAAAAATATAACAAATCAAGGGAGGTGGAACCAGTATGAAACTTAAAGCAAGTATGGTGTTTTTAACAATTCTAATAATGTTAACGCTCTGCGGAGCAGTCTCAGCAGCAAACACACCACTTAACACCACACAAAATGGTACAGTATCAGGAGATTTATATGTAAACACAACACAACCTGTACCATTCGCTGATCAACCCACAGGCGCCACTACCCGGGAATTCAACACAACATACAACATACCCACATACACCAGCATAGAATACGCCAAAGTGTACGTGAACATCTACAGTGGTAGTGGAAGTGCTAACTGGCCAGTAAATGCCACAATATTGTTAGATGGAAATGGAGACGGAGTATACGAAACCACACTGGGCAACGAAATCTTAACCAGCACCAACTACTCAACAGACGGAACTATCTACTGGATAAACAACCACTGCTTCCGAGTCTACAGCGACTACCAACTATGGTACGACGTAACCGGACTGATAAACTGTACACATCCATCAATCTACGTCAAAACCCAGCAGGTAGGAACTGACACCTTTGACGGACGACTAAAAATGATCACATTGGTGGCAGCATACAACGACACAGACAACGACACAGTACACTACTGGGTCAACGATGGGCAGGACTGGATAAGCAGTGGCGAAACCAGTCAGACCACATTTGAAACCAGCCCGATAACCGAAAATATAGCGAGTGCCACCCTGAACACTGTAGCACTTAGTAGCAAAGATGGAAGCTACAATTTCAATGGAGTAACTAATAATGGAACAGATCCTGTAGCACCAATAAATTACTTTGTAACCCACACCTGGGATGTAACCGCTACAGTGACCCGTGGCAATAATAGCACACTAACCTACACTGCAGGAAGTGGTTCATTCAAGAGTGTTCTGGCCACACTTACTATTCGTGAGGGAAAAGTTGAAACTGGACTTGCAGACTCACCATGGCCCACTTTCGGTGGAAATCTCAAAGGCACCGGACAATCTACCTACACTGGCACAGAAATTAGCAACCTTGCCTGGAAGTATTCCACTGGCGGTGCAATAAGTTCAGACAGTTCAGCTACCATTGGAGCAGATGGAACCATCTACATCGGCAGCACCGATAAAAAACTATATGCCTTAAACCCAGATGGAACACTCAAATGGACCCATACCACTGGAGGTTCAGTATATACACCCACTATAGGATCAGATGGAACCATCTACATCGGCAGCACCGATAAAAAACTATATGCCTTAAACCCAGATGGAACACTCAAATGGAATTACACAGTTGGAGGATCCATACAGGGGGCAGCAAAGATAGGAACAGATGGAACCATCTATGTCGCCGGTGGGGGATTATATGCATTAACAGCAAACGGAACACTCAAATGGAGCTACGGTGCAGGAAGTTACACTCCAGTTATTGGAACAGACGGAACTATATACGTCACTAGTGGTAGTAATTTATATGCAGTAAATCCAGATGGAACACTCAAATGGACTATTTTATTGGCCGAATTTTATTCAATAAAGGGTTCACCAGCAATTGGACCTGATGGAACCATCTACGTTGCAAGTACAGCCTTTGCATTACATGCTGTAAACCCGGATGGAACACTCAAATGGAATTACAGCTTTAGTGACCAATGTTATACTGGCTCACCAGTTATTGGGACAGATGGGACAATCTACATTGGAAACATAGAAAGTCCATACTGGGGCAATAATTTCTATGCAATAAATTCAGATGGAACACTTAAATGGGCTAAAGCTGTCGGAACAACAAGTGGACATTATATATATGGTTCAGCAGCTATTGATGCAGATGGAACAGTTTATATCGGATGTATGGATGGTAAATTCTACGCATTTAACAATAACGGAATACTCAAATGGACCTTTGCCACTGGAGCTGGAATACAAAGTTCACCTTCCATAGGATCAGATGGAACCATCTATATTGGAAGTAGTGATGGTAAATTGTATGCCTTAAATATTATTCCCCCGGTTGCTAACTTCACTGCTGATGTTTTGACGGACTATGCTCCTTTAACAGTGCAATTTACAGACACTTCCACTGAAAATCCATCATCATGGCAATGGGACTTTAACAACGACGGAACCATCGACAGTACACAACAAAACCCCACCTACACTTACACCACGCCCGGAACTTACACTGTCAAATTAGTAGTGTCTAATAAGAAGGGCAATAACTCAATGATTAAAACCGATTATATTACAGTGACAATAACACCTAATGATACAGAAAGCCCAACAGTCACAGCTAGCCCCATAAGTGGAAACTTTAATTCAATAGTTACAGTGACATTAACAGCCATAGATAACTTCGATAAGAGACCAGTAATATATTACACTACTGATGGCACAGACCCTACAACAGAAAGCAGAAAATACACAGGCAACATTACCCTGGTTAAGTCAACTATATTGAAGTTCATTGCTGCAGATAAAAGTGGTAATATATCACCTGTACAGACTGAGACCTATAACGTGACAGATACTTATCCACCGAATGCTACTGCTACTTTAAGCGAAACAACAGTAACTTTAAAAACCACAGATAATGCAGACCCCAACCCAAAAATTTACTACACCACCGATGGAACTGACCCCACCACATCGAGTACTCCTTATAGTGGTCCGTTCACTATTCCACCAGCAGCTAGTACCATTGTGAAATTTATTGCTGTGGATGAAAGTGGAAACACATCACCACTTCAAAGTAAAACCTTTAACACAACCAGAACCACCGACATCATAACTGGTTATTATGCAGAAGGAAATATAGGCCTCATTGTGTCCAATGGTGGAACTAGTTACACCTGGTTTGCCCATAACACCCCTGGTACTGGTACTGTGACCTACACTGCCAGTGACCTGAACATACCAGAAGGTGCAACCATTTTATCGGCTCGTTTATATCAAGCCTGGACCTGGTATGGTTATCCCGGATACACATTGACTTTTAATGGTAACAGCGTGAATCAGACTGCCCACTATGCTGATGGAAATGATGGTCAAGATATTTTTGACGTAACGAAGTATTTCAAACTCGGAGGCAACAACACAGCAGTTTTAACCTCAACTGGAGGTGCCAGCTACGCCACAATCCTAATCGTAGTTTACCAGTTAGACAGCGAACCATACAAAGAAATTTGGGTAAATGAAGGATTCGACATAATTCCAGGCTACAGTGGCTATGGTGCCACCGAAGGACCTGGTCACGCCTATTTCAAGAACGTAACCACCAATAATATCAGCACAGCACAAATTACCCTTTCATTACCCTCCGGTGATAACGACTCACCCAGCATACTCCTCAATGGACAAACTTTCAACATAAACAGCACCGGTGGAAGCGACCCTGCATTCAAATACTACAACATAAACACCACAGCAATAGGAAACGGAACCAACATAATTGAAGTACCAAACGGCGGTTATATGTCCATAGCCAACGCTATACTAACATTAACCTACCAATCAGACATAGTGGCAAACTTCACAGCCGACAAAACCAATGGAACCAGCCCCTTAACAGTTCAATTTACTGATCAGTCTACAAATGCAACTAGTTGGAGCTGGGACTTCAACAACGACGGAATAATCGATAGCACAGAACAAAACCCTACATGGACTTACACTACCCCTGATAGTTACACGGTCAAACTCAAAGTCACCGGCCCCGGAGGAATCGACACAGAAACCAAAAATAATTATATAACCATTCCTTTTGCAACATGGCATGATGCATGTGAATCTCTGGATGGATGGATCACTTCTGGGTCTTCCCTTAGTACAACAGCTTATGAAGGATCTTTCAGTATCAATGGTAATGCTGCTGGATCAACAGTCTCCGCCCAAAAAACCATCAACATTCTAGAAGGAGCAAAAACTTTACGTTTCGAAGCAGGTGCAACAACATCTTACAGTTATGATAACTGGGTAAAGGTGTATCTGGATGGGCAGGAAATCCTTACGATTCCACTTGCAGGATCAGTAAACTGGAACCGTTATGCCATTGATCTATCTAAAATATCACCAGGAAACCATACATTTAAGATACAAGCCTATTCAGAGACATCCTGGGCATCTGCTAATTTCTTCCTTGACAATATCTGGGTGATAGGTGATGAAGAAATATTCAGCAATATAAAAATCACACCAGCTGATGCCAATGTGAAATCAGGTAACACATTGCAGTTATCTGCACAAGCATATAGCCAATATGATGGAAAATTATCTAAGGTATTCACCTGGACTTCATCCAATGAATCAGTTGGTACCATCAACAGCAACGGATTATTCACTGCACTTACACCAGGAACTACCTACATCACTGCCACAGCCGATGGCATAAACTGTACCCAACTGGTAACTGTTAACTATCCAGTTCCAGTGGCTGAGTTCACTAGCAATGTTACACAGGGTTTAACACCACTCTCTGTCCAGTTCACAGATACTTGCAACCAGACTGTGCCTGGAACCATTACCAGTTGGAACTGGGACTTTAATGGCGACGGAATCACAGACTCAACAGAACAGAACCCCACATGGACCTACAACTCCACCGGAACACACACTGTCAAACTGACCGTATCTGGACCGGGAGGTAGTGATGAAGAAGTGAAAACCAATTATATCACTGTCTTCGCACAGGAACCACCAATAGCCCAGTTCACATCTAACATACAAAGCGGATTTGAACCTTTTACTGTGCATTTCACAGATCAATCATCTAATTACGTGACTGGATGGGCCTGGGACTTTGATGGTGACGGAATCACCGACAGCACACTACAAAACCCCACACACACCTTCTACGCAGGAAACTACACCGTCAAATTAACAGTAACCGGACCACTGGGAACAGATGAAGAGGTGAAAACCAATTATGTTACAGTTAATTACCCGGCTCCAGTGGCTGGTTTCACTGCAACAACCACAATGGGAATAACACCATTACCAGTACAGTTTAACAGCACATCCACCGGAACCATAACCCACTATGCCTGGGACTTTAATGGCGACGGAATCACAGACTCAACAGAACAAAACCCCACATACACCTATCAAAACCCTGGTACATACACAGTAAAACTAACAGTAACTGGACCAGGAGGAACAGACGAAGAAGTAAAAACCAACTACATATCGGCAGGCACCATCATTTATCAAACCGATACAGACTCATATGTCCTATCAACAAGTGCAAACAACAATTATGGTACATCAACCACCATTTACGCAAGAGTTACTACAAGTGGAGGCATTTACAGAACATTAATAACATTTGACCTATCTTCTATCCCAAAAGGAGCAGTAATCGACTCCGCCACCCTATATGCTTACATGTCATCCAGAGCAGGAGATAGAAACATATCAGCATACCGTATAACTGGAGAATGGACTGAATCTGGAGTCAAATGGAATAACCAGCCCACAGTTAACTCCATAGCAACAAGTATAACTAACCCCGGCTCAGTAGCCAATGTTTGGGTAACATGGGATGTCACACCAGATGTATTGGCATATCTACAGGGCACAGCGAACTACGGATGGATGCTCGCACTGAGCAATGAATCTTCAAGTAACCAGTATGCATACTTCAGAAGCAGTGAATATTCAACCACTGCACAGCGACCGTATCTCCAGATAGTGTGTCACCTGCCAACACCAGAAGCTAATTTCACCACAAGCCCTACCAATGGAACCACACCTTTAACAGTACAATTCACCGACACCACCACCAATAACCCCACCACATGGGCCTGGGACTTCAACAACGACGGTAACATAGACAGCACAATACAAAACCCAACCTGGACCTATACCAGTGAAGGCATATACACCGTGACTTTAACTGCAGGGAATAGTGCGGGGAACAACACCTTAACTCAGTCTAACCTGATTAAAGTGGGTAAACCCGATTTAAGCATTGACAATGTTCAACTACCTAACAACCCAGTTGTTGGAGGTATTTACAACATCAATGCAACCATCGTCAACAATGGTGTTAGCGATGCTGCTGCATTCAACGTGAAAATCGCAGGAATCGGAACACAACGTGTAAACAGTTTAGCAGCAAGTACCAGCACAGTTTTAAGCTGGATCTGGACACCCACCACCACTGGACCATTCCAGTTCGACATAAACACCGACCGACACAATGAAATTACAGAAGCAAACGAAGCAAACAACATCTACAAACATAACGTGACAGTATCTGACCCACGAGCAGACATTACTATCAGCGATGTAAATGGAATACCAGTCAATCCTGTGGTAGGACAGACCTACACCATAACCACCACTATAACCAACAACGGACAGACTGATGCAACTGGTTTTAATGTGAAATTCGCAGGACTGGGAACACAACGCATTGACAGCTTAGCCGCAGGAGCCAGCACCACACTAACCTGGACCTGGACACCAACTGCTGTAGGAGATGTTACATTCAACATAAACAGCGACCGAAACAACGAAATCACCGAAGCAAACGAAAACAACAACATATACACACAAACAGTGAAAGTAACCGACCCTAGACCAGACATCACCATAACCGATGTAACTGGAATACCAGCCAACCCCGTAGCCGGACAAACCTACACTGTAACCGTTACAGTAGCTAACAATGGTAGCGGTGATGCCAGCAGTTTCAACGTGAAATTCGCAGGTAACGGAACACAAAGAGTCACTAACCTTGCAGCAGGAGCCACCACCACACTCACTTGGACTTGGACACCAACCACAACAGGAGACTACAATTTAAATATAAACACTGACCGAAACAATGAAATCACTGAAGCCAACGAAGCCAACAACATATTCCAGCAGACAGTTTACGTGGGATAAATAAAAGGTAGGGGATTTTTAAAAAAAAATTCCCACTTCTTCTTTTTTTAA belongs to uncultured Methanobacterium sp. and includes:
- a CDS encoding DUF3344 domain-containing protein, which encodes MKLKASMVFLTILIMLTLCGAVSAANTPLNTTQNGTVSGDLYVNTTQPVPFADQPTGATTREFNTTYNIPTYTSIEYAKVYVNIYSGSGSANWPVNATILLDGNGDGVYETTLGNEILTSTNYSTDGTIYWINNHCFRVYSDYQLWYDVTGLINCTHPSIYVKTQQVGTDTFDGRLKMITLVAAYNDTDNDTVHYWVNDGQDWISSGETSQTTFETSPITENIASATLNTVALSSKDGSYNFNGVTNNGTDPVAPINYFVTHTWDVTATVTRGNNSTLTYTAGSGSFKSVLATLTIREGKVETGLADSPWPTFGGNLKGTGQSTYTGTEISNLAWKYSTGGAISSDSSATIGADGTIYIGSTDKKLYALNPDGTLKWTHTTGGSVYTPTIGSDGTIYIGSTDKKLYALNPDGTLKWNYTVGGSIQGAAKIGTDGTIYVAGGGLYALTANGTLKWSYGAGSYTPVIGTDGTIYVTSGSNLYAVNPDGTLKWTILLAEFYSIKGSPAIGPDGTIYVASTAFALHAVNPDGTLKWNYSFSDQCYTGSPVIGTDGTIYIGNIESPYWGNNFYAINSDGTLKWAKAVGTTSGHYIYGSAAIDADGTVYIGCMDGKFYAFNNNGILKWTFATGAGIQSSPSIGSDGTIYIGSSDGKLYALNIIPPVANFTADVLTDYAPLTVQFTDTSTENPSSWQWDFNNDGTIDSTQQNPTYTYTTPGTYTVKLVVSNKKGNNSMIKTDYITVTITPNDTESPTVTASPISGNFNSIVTVTLTAIDNFDKRPVIYYTTDGTDPTTESRKYTGNITLVKSTILKFIAADKSGNISPVQTETYNVTDTYPPNATATLSETTVTLKTTDNADPNPKIYYTTDGTDPTTSSTPYSGPFTIPPAASTIVKFIAVDESGNTSPLQSKTFNTTRTTDIITGYYAEGNIGLIVSNGGTSYTWFAHNTPGTGTVTYTASDLNIPEGATILSARLYQAWTWYGYPGYTLTFNGNSVNQTAHYADGNDGQDIFDVTKYFKLGGNNTAVLTSTGGASYATILIVVYQLDSEPYKEIWVNEGFDIIPGYSGYGATEGPGHAYFKNVTTNNISTAQITLSLPSGDNDSPSILLNGQTFNINSTGGSDPAFKYYNINTTAIGNGTNIIEVPNGGYMSIANAILTLTYQSDIVANFTADKTNGTSPLTVQFTDQSTNATSWSWDFNNDGIIDSTEQNPTWTYTTPDSYTVKLKVTGPGGIDTETKNNYITIPFATWHDACESLDGWITSGSSLSTTAYEGSFSINGNAAGSTVSAQKTINILEGAKTLRFEAGATTSYSYDNWVKVYLDGQEILTIPLAGSVNWNRYAIDLSKISPGNHTFKIQAYSETSWASANFFLDNIWVIGDEEIFSNIKITPADANVKSGNTLQLSAQAYSQYDGKLSKVFTWTSSNESVGTINSNGLFTALTPGTTYITATADGINCTQLVTVNYPVPVAEFTSNVTQGLTPLSVQFTDTCNQTVPGTITSWNWDFNGDGITDSTEQNPTWTYNSTGTHTVKLTVSGPGGSDEEVKTNYITVFAQEPPIAQFTSNIQSGFEPFTVHFTDQSSNYVTGWAWDFDGDGITDSTLQNPTHTFYAGNYTVKLTVTGPLGTDEEVKTNYVTVNYPAPVAGFTATTTMGITPLPVQFNSTSTGTITHYAWDFNGDGITDSTEQNPTYTYQNPGTYTVKLTVTGPGGTDEEVKTNYISAGTIIYQTDTDSYVLSTSANNNYGTSTTIYARVTTSGGIYRTLITFDLSSIPKGAVIDSATLYAYMSSRAGDRNISAYRITGEWTESGVKWNNQPTVNSIATSITNPGSVANVWVTWDVTPDVLAYLQGTANYGWMLALSNESSSNQYAYFRSSEYSTTAQRPYLQIVCHLPTPEANFTTSPTNGTTPLTVQFTDTTTNNPTTWAWDFNNDGNIDSTIQNPTWTYTSEGIYTVTLTAGNSAGNNTLTQSNLIKVGKPDLSIDNVQLPNNPVVGGIYNINATIVNNGVSDAAAFNVKIAGIGTQRVNSLAASTSTVLSWIWTPTTTGPFQFDINTDRHNEITEANEANNIYKHNVTVSDPRADITISDVNGIPVNPVVGQTYTITTTITNNGQTDATGFNVKFAGLGTQRIDSLAAGASTTLTWTWTPTAVGDVTFNINSDRNNEITEANENNNIYTQTVKVTDPRPDITITDVTGIPANPVAGQTYTVTVTVANNGSGDASSFNVKFAGNGTQRVTNLAAGATTTLTWTWTPTTTGDYNLNINTDRNNEITEANEANNIFQQTVYVG